The following are from one region of the Paraglaciecola sp. L1A13 genome:
- the hisC gene encoding histidinol-phosphate transaminase — MSNLVTLLLNENIKGLKPYESARRLFSGAGNNQQIWLNANESPFANPYDIDAQRFNRYPDCQPPVVINAYAQYAGIETDQLLVSRGADEGIELLIRAFCTPGKDSVLICPPTYGMYAISAETCDVAIERAPLKADFSLDVQAIKAFKGKVNLVFICSPNNPTGTSVDKAQLRDVIEHFADSAIVVIDEAYIEFDRENSWADELNNYPNIAILRTLSKAFALAGLRCGFTLAQAPIIQALMKVIAPYPIPEPVAQIAAQALSQNGLTTLEQQVRVINQEKTQLKRAIDDYAEVELVGDDKANFILFRTANKSALMAHLVTRGILIRDQSKQLNLDNCLRITVGTPEQNKQLLSEISHFFTNQSSTQEA; from the coding sequence GTGAGTAATTTAGTCACATTACTTTTAAATGAAAACATCAAAGGGTTAAAACCCTATGAATCTGCTCGTCGGCTGTTTTCCGGAGCAGGTAACAACCAGCAAATATGGTTAAATGCTAACGAATCACCGTTTGCTAATCCTTACGATATCGATGCCCAGCGCTTTAATCGCTATCCCGATTGCCAACCCCCAGTAGTAATTAACGCTTATGCACAATATGCAGGGATTGAAACTGACCAGTTACTTGTTAGTCGCGGGGCAGATGAAGGGATTGAGTTACTGATCCGCGCATTTTGTACCCCAGGTAAAGACAGTGTGTTGATATGCCCACCAACTTACGGCATGTACGCGATTAGCGCAGAAACCTGCGATGTGGCAATTGAACGCGCGCCATTAAAAGCGGATTTTTCACTGGATGTGCAAGCCATAAAAGCCTTCAAAGGCAAAGTGAACTTGGTGTTTATTTGCTCACCCAATAATCCAACTGGTACCTCCGTTGACAAAGCCCAATTACGGGACGTAATCGAACACTTTGCCGATAGCGCTATTGTGGTCATCGACGAGGCGTATATCGAGTTTGACCGTGAGAACAGTTGGGCCGACGAACTCAATAACTATCCAAATATTGCCATTTTGCGTACTTTATCTAAAGCCTTCGCTTTAGCTGGTTTGCGCTGCGGCTTTACTCTTGCTCAAGCACCAATTATTCAAGCTTTAATGAAGGTTATTGCGCCTTATCCTATTCCAGAGCCGGTAGCGCAAATTGCAGCTCAAGCTTTGAGCCAAAATGGGTTAACGACGCTTGAACAACAAGTGCGCGTCATAAACCAAGAAAAAACTCAGTTAAAACGCGCCATTGATGATTATGCTGAAGTAGAATTAGTCGGTGACGATAAAGCCAACTTTATTTTATTTCGTACCGCTAACAAATCAGCATTAATGGCGCACCTTGTTACACGCGGCATTTTAATACGAGATCAATCAAAACAACTCAATTTGGATAACTGCTTGCGCATCACTGTGGGAACCCCAGAGCAGAATAAACAATTGCTGAGCGAAATCAGTCATTTTTTCACTAACCAATCATCTACGCAGGAGGCCTAA